CCCATAAGGGTAGGTAGCACCAACCTTGGTTAATGTAACTCCTGCTTCACTTGCTAATTCATATACTGCCTTAGCACATCCTTCCATGGTGTTCAGGCTAATAAAATATCCGCCGTTTGGCTTATTCCACCATGCAATATCTTTCCCGCCAAGTTCTGCTTCTAATATTTCAAGAACTGCATCAAATTTTGGTCCGATTATCGCAGCATGTTTTTTCATTTGAGCCTCTACGTCTTTCATATTTTTTAAGAACTTTATGTGACGCAGTTGATTTATTTTATCAGGACCGATAGTCTGAATCGATAGTTGTTTTCGTATAAAGTTTATATTGTTTTCACTTGCTGCCATAGCCGCAACACCAGCACCTGGGAATGTGATCTTAGATGTGGAAGTAAACATGAATACCCGATCTGCATTGCCGGCATCCTTGCAAGCTGTTAGAATATTTTTCAACTGATCGTGTTTATCCGTTAGATGGTGTACAGCATATGCATTATCCCAGAATATTCTGAAATCATCAGCTGCTGT
Above is a genomic segment from Clostridia bacterium containing:
- a CDS encoding aminotransferase class I/II-fold pyridoxal phosphate-dependent enzyme, yielding SIARALLLGVLGSEEPWGKLPAVKFLCPSPGYDRHFAICELFGIEMITIDLKHDGPDMDTVEKLVAEDEAIKGIWCVPKYSNPFGITYSDEVVDRLAKMKTAADDFRIFWDNAYAVHHLTDKHDQLKNILTACKDAGNADRVFMFTSTSKITFPGAGVAAMAASENNINFIRKQLSIQTIGPDKINQLRHIKFLKNMKDVEAQMKKHAAIIGPKFDAVLEILEAELGGKDIAWWNKPNGGYFISLNTMEGCAKAVYELASEAGVTLTKVGATYPYGKDPKDRNIRIAPTFPTLEELRKAIEILCICVQIVSAQKVLAAK